One genomic segment of Pongo pygmaeus isolate AG05252 chromosome 19, NHGRI_mPonPyg2-v2.0_pri, whole genome shotgun sequence includes these proteins:
- the LOC129017357 gene encoding large ribosomal subunit protein eL42 has translation MVNVPKTRRTFCKKCGKHQPHKVTQYKKGKDSLYAQGKRRYDRKQSGYGGQTKPIFRKKAKTTKKIVLRLECVEPNCRSKRMLAIKRCKHFELGGDKKRKGQVIQF, from the coding sequence ATGGTTAACGTCCCTAAAACCCGCCGGACTTTCTGTAAGAAGTGTGGCAAGCACCAACCCCATAAAGTGACACAGTACAAGAAGGGCAAGGATTCTCTCTATGCCCAGGGAAAGCGGCGTTATGACAGGAAGCAGAGTGGCTATGGTGGGCAAACTAAGCCGATTTTCCGGAAAAAGgctaaaactacaaagaagattgTGCTAAGGCTTGAGTGCGTTGAGCCCAACTGCAGATCTAAGAGAATGCTGGCTATTAAAAGATGCAAGCATTTTGAACTGGGAGGAGATAAGAAGAGAAAGGGCCAAGTGATCCAGTTCTAA